The sequence TGCCGCTATTTTATTGCGGATCGAATGACTCGGTTCTGACAAATTCAGTCACGCCATGCGTTCAGCACGACTTGCGTGACGACGCCCGCGACGAGTCCCCAGAACGCCGAGCCGATCGACAGCAGCGTGAGGCCCGACGCGGTGACCATGAACGTGACGAGCGCCGCCTCGCGCTGCGTCAAGTCGTGCATCGCGTTGGTGAGGCCGCCCATGATCGAGCCGAACAGGGCCAGCGCCGCCACCGACACGACGAGCGCCGTCGGCAGGGCTGCGAACAACGCGGCGATCGTCGCGCCGAAGATGCCCGCGATCAAATAGAACGTTCCGCACCAGAGCGCGGCGGTGTAGCGCTTCGTGCGGTCGTCGTGCGCCTCGGGGCCGGTGCAGATCGCCGCGGTGATCGCAGCAAGATTGATGCCGTGCGAGCCGAACGGCGCGAGCACGAGCGACGCGATGCCGGTGGTGGCGATCAGCGGCGCGGAAGGCGTCGTGTAGCCGTCGGCGCGCAGCACGGCGATGCCGGGCACGTTCTGCGACGCCATCGCGACCACGAACAGCGGAATGCCGATGCTGATCGCCGCGGCGAACGAGAAGCTCGGCATCGTGAACACGGGCTTCGCGAGCGCGACGTGAAAATGGCTGAAGTCGAGCAAGCCCAGAGCGCCCGACGCCGCCGTGCCGACGATCAGCGTCGTCACGATCGCATAGCGCGGCGCCGCGCGCTTCGTCACGAGATACGCGGCGAACATCGTGAGCACGAGCGCCGTCTGATACTGCGCGGCGCGAAAGATCTCGATGCCGATCTCGAACAGGATGCCGGCAAGCAGCGCGGCGGCGATGCCGGCGGGGATCTTCTTCATCAGCGTGTCGAACCAGCCGGTCAGCCCGACGATCGTGAGCAGCACCGCGCAGACGATGAACGCGCCGATCGCCTCGGGATAGGCGACGTGCGGCAGCGAAGAGATCAACAGCGCCGCGCCCGGTGTCGACCAGGCAATGACGATCGGCGCGCGATAGCGCAGCGAGAGGCCGATGGTCGTGAGCGCCATGCCGATCGACAGCGCCCAGATCCACGAGGAGATCTGGGCGTCGGTCAAATGCGCGGCACGGCCGGCTTGAAACATCAGCACGAGCGAGCTCGTGTAGCCCGTCATCATGGCGACGAAGCCGGCGACGACCGCGTGCAGCGAAGTATCGGCAAAGGGACGCAGCGCGCCGTTGCGGGCGGCAGGCGACGGGGAAAACTCGGGAGTCGACGGGGGGTTCATGCGTGGAGGGCCTGGGGCAGGGAAGCGCCCAGGCAGGCGTGAATGGTTGTTTAGGTCGTTTGGTCTTCGAGGGAAAGCTGGCGGACTACTTGCTTAGCGTGCGCATCGCGGTTTCGAGCCCGGCGAGCGTGATCGGATACATCCGTCCGCCGAGCACCTGCCGGATCGCCGACACCGATTGCCGGTAGTCCCACAAGCCTTCCGGCTCGGGGTTGAGCCACGCGTAATGCGGGAACTGATCGGCGAGACGCCGCAGCCACACGGCGCCGGCCTCGGCGTTGTTGTATTCGACCGAGCCGCCCGGCTGCAGCACTTCGTAGGGGCTCATCGTCGCGTCGCCGACGAAGATCAGCTTGTAATCGGGCGTGAACTTGTGCAGCACGTCCCAGGTCGGCGTGCGCTCGGCGTGGCGCCGGCGGTTGTTCTTCCACAGGAAGTCGTAAACGCAATTGTGGAAGTAGTAGAACTCGAGGTGCTTGAACTCGGCCTTTGCTGCCGAGAAGAGCTCTTCGGTGCGCTTGATGTGATCGTCCATCGAGCCGCCGACATCGAGCAGCATCAGCACCTTCACATTGTTGTGCCGCTCGGGGACCATCTTGATGTCCAGCCAGCCCGCGTTGGCGGCGGTGCTGCGGATCGTGTCGGGCAAATCGAGCTCTTCGGCCGCGCCTTCGCGCGCGAAACGGCGCAGCCGCCTCAACGCGACCTTGATGTTGCGCGTGCCGATCTCGACCTGGTCGTCGTAGTCCTGATAGGCGCGCGCTTCCCACACTTTCACCGCGGTGCGGTTGCCCGCCGACTCGCCGCCGATCCGAATCCCTTCCGGGTTGTAGCCGCCGTTGCCGAACGGCGACGTGCCGCCCGTGCCGATCCACTTGTTGCCGCCTTCATGACGGCCCTTTTGCTCCTCGAAGAGTGTTTTCAGGCGCTCCATCAGCTTGTCGAGGCCGCCCATCGCCTCGATCTGCGCTTTTTCCTCGGGCGTGAATTCGCGCTCGAGCTTCTTCTTGAGCCAGTCGAGCGGCACGTCGAAGGCGAGCGCCGCCGTGCTTTCGACGCCGTGAAAATACGCGCCGAACGCCTTGTCGAACTTGTCGAAATACTGCTCGTCTTTCACGAGCGTCATGCGCGAAAGATAGTAGAACTCGTCGAGCGACGGGGCGATCACCTGCGCCTTGAGCGCCTCGATCAGCGTGAGGTACTCCTTGACCGAGACCGGCAGCTTCGCGGCGCGCAGCGAATAGAAGAAGTCGATGAGCATGCGGTTTCCTTCGCGGGTTCGGTCGATCGAGCGTGGCCGGCGATCAACGGTTATGGCGATTCATGAAGATGAGCCGCTCGAACAGGTTCACGTCCTGCTCGTTCTTCAGGAGCGCGCCGTGCAAGGGCGGAACGATCTGCTTCTGGTCGGTCGAGCGCAGCGCTTCGGGCGGGATGTCCTCGGCGAGCAGCAGCTTGAGCCAATCGAGCAGTTCCGAAGTCGACGGCTTCTTCTTCAATCCCGACACGTTGCGCAATTCGAAGAAGCTCGTGAGCGCCGCCGACAGCAGCTCCTGCTTGATGCCGGGGTAATGGACCTCGACGATCTGCTGCATCGTGGCCGGTTCCGGGAACTTGATGTAGTGGAAGAAGCAGCGGCGCAGGAACGCGTCGGGCAGCTCCTTCTCGTTGTTCGATGTGATGATGACGAGCGGCCGGTGCTTCGCGCGCACGAGCTCGCGCGTCTCGTACACGTAGAACTCCATGCGGTCGAGCTCGCGGAGCAAGTCGTTCGGGAATTCGATGTCGGCCTTGTCGATTTCGTCGATCAGGAGCACGGTCTGCTGGTCCGATTCGAACGCCTGCCAGAGCACGCCCTTGACGATGTAGTTGGCGATGTCTTTCACGCGCTCGTCGCCGAGCTGCGAATCGCGCAGGCGCGACACCGCGTCGTATTCGTAGAGGCCCTGCTGCGCCTTCGTGGTCGACTTGATGTGCCACTGCAGGAGCGGCATGCCGAGCGCGGCCGCGACTTCCTCGGCGAGCATCGTCTTGCCGGTGCCCGGTTCGCCCTTGATGAGCAGCGGGCGTTTCAGGGTCATCGCGGCGTTGACCGCGAGCTTGAGGTCGTCGGTGGCGACGTACTGCGAGGAGCCTTCGAAACGCATGTCGGACGCTCTTTCAAAAAATTTCAGTATAAGTCAGAAGCCCTTTTGTCTCTTGGGCGGGCGGCGTATCGTGTAGGCCGCTCGCAAGGGAGTGCGGCTTGTGGACGCACCGCGCGGCGACGCGGTACAATTGGGCCGATTTTTTTGGCCTGCGTGGCAACCCTATAAGTAGAACGGCGCAGGCCGTTGCCTTTTTGGGCGCCTGTTTCCCCTCAAGCTAGGTTACAAGAGCTATGAACAAACTCGTCGGCAAACACGTCGTGATCGCAGCGCTGGCCGCGTTCGCGGGCTTCGCGGTGAGCGCGCAGGCAGCGGATGTCGTCGGCAACGCGAAGGCGGGCCGGGGCAAGGTTGCGATGTGCATCGGCTGCCACGGCATTCCCGGCTATCGCACGGCGTTCCCGGAGGTCTACCGGGTACCGATCCTCGGCGGCCAGAACCAGCAATACCTCGAAAACGCACTGCACGCCTACAAGAAGGGCGACCGTCATTTCGACACGATGCACGCGATCACCGCATCGCTCTCCGACCAGGACATCGCCGATATCGCCGCCTACTACGCGGCGCAGACGCCCACCTCGAAGGACAATCCCGACAAGTGATGAAGGCGCGTTGCCAAAGGCATTCGAACCATCACTGAGCTATCTAATTTCGCGGGATAGGAGAATTCATGAACAAGCCTAATCAGGCACTCCGCACGGTGTTCAAGGCTGCGAGCGCAGCGGCCGTGCTCGGCGCTTTCGTCGCGTTCAATCCGGCAGTCGCCGCCGACGCCGGCAACGGCAAGGTGCTTTCCGACGCTCACAACTGCGCCGCATGCCACGGTCCGGGCCTCAACAAGCCGGTGAGCCCGGAGTATCCGAAGCTCGCGGGCCAGCACTCCGACTACATCTTCTTCGCGCTGCGCCAGTATCAGATTGGCACCGGCAACCCGCGCTTCGGCCGCAACAACGCGATCATGGCCGCGCAGGTGCAGAGCCTGTCGCCGAGCGACATGAAGGATATCGCCGCGTACATCGAGTCGCTGCAGGGCGATCTGGTCGAGAAGAAGTAACGCGACCGCAGGAACCGGCAGCGTTGCCGGTCCCGCAGCAAAACACCCCGCCTCGAGCGGGGTGTTTTGTTTGGTGCGCTGGTTTTCGAGCGCTTGCGCTTGATCGCGCTGCCGTTGCGGCGCGCAGTCGGCTGTCAGTCGCGTGACGCGCGCCGTTCGATGCGGGCGAGATACGCGTCCGAATCGGGCGGCGTGTTGTTGCGCTGCGCTTCCCAGATCGTCTCGCCGAGGCATTCCATGATCGCGTGCTGCGCATCGTGGGTCGAGCCGAGGCGCGCGGCAAGGCGCTCGTGCGCGGCGCGGATGCCGGGCGGCTGGTCGATCGAAAGCTGCTCGCTGATCGCAAGGTGCATCGACAGATGCAGGAACGGGTTGGTCTGGCCGCGCTCGGGGGCGTAGTCCGCGGCGGTCGCCGATCCTTCCGTATCCGCCAATGCGTCGTGGTACTCGGGGTGCTCGACGATCCAGTCGGCGGCAATTGCCTCGAGCGGGGTGAGAATCTCGCCGGCGCGCTGCTTGCGCCAGGTGTCGATGAAAAAGCGTCGGACTTCGTCGCGGCTGGGGTTGAACATCGTGTGATTGCGTTTTCGGTGGAGGCGGACGAGCGCCGCGTGAGCAATCCGGCATTTTACGCCGGGCGGGTTAGGGGCGCTTGTTGGGCGCCGCCGTGCCCGGCTAGAATCGCGCGGTTGCGCTTTTTCGTCGCTTCCTCGTTTTTTCCGTCCAACGATGACTTCCCACCCACACCCCCGTGCCGACACCGTGCGCGGCGCCGCGTTTGTCGCGCTGTCGGCGATGGCGTTCGGCGCGATGGCCATCTTCGGGCGCTACACCTATGCGGGCGGAGCCGACGTGCTCGGGCTGCTCATCGTGCGCTTCGCGATCGCCGGGGTTGTGCTGGCGCTGATCGCGATCCGGCGCAGGGTCGTCTGGCCGCGCGCTCGCGCGGTCTGGCCGATCATGGGAATGGGCGGAATCGGTTATGTCGGGCAGGCGTTCTGCTACTTCACGGCGCTCGAGCATGCCCAAGCCAGCCTCGTCGCGCTGCTGCTGTATCTGTACCCGGCGTTCGTCACGCTGCTCGCGGCCTGGTGGCTCGGGGAGCGTCTGACCAAAGTGAAGGTGGCGGCGCTGGTGCTGTGTGTCGCCGGGTCGGCGGTGATGGTCGGCGGCGGTCGTGGCGAGCCGCTCGGGATCGGGCTGGCGCTCGCGGCAGCGGTGATCTACTCGCTCTATATCGTGATCGGTGCGCGCTTTACGCGCGGCGTCGATCCGCTCGCGACGTCGGCCATCGTGTGCCTTTCGGCGACGGCCGTGCTGACCGTGCTCTGCGCGGCGCGCACGCTGGCCGGTGCG comes from Trinickia violacea and encodes:
- a CDS encoding DUF1841 family protein, whose amino-acid sequence is MFNPSRDEVRRFFIDTWRKQRAGEILTPLEAIAADWIVEHPEYHDALADTEGSATAADYAPERGQTNPFLHLSMHLAISEQLSIDQPPGIRAAHERLAARLGSTHDAQHAIMECLGETIWEAQRNNTPPDSDAYLARIERRASRD
- a CDS encoding AAA family ATPase gives rise to the protein MRFEGSSQYVATDDLKLAVNAAMTLKRPLLIKGEPGTGKTMLAEEVAAALGMPLLQWHIKSTTKAQQGLYEYDAVSRLRDSQLGDERVKDIANYIVKGVLWQAFESDQQTVLLIDEIDKADIEFPNDLLRELDRMEFYVYETRELVRAKHRPLVIITSNNEKELPDAFLRRCFFHYIKFPEPATMQQIVEVHYPGIKQELLSAALTSFFELRNVSGLKKKPSTSELLDWLKLLLAEDIPPEALRSTDQKQIVPPLHGALLKNEQDVNLFERLIFMNRHNR
- a CDS encoding DMT family transporter, which gives rise to MTSHPHPRADTVRGAAFVALSAMAFGAMAIFGRYTYAGGADVLGLLIVRFAIAGVVLALIAIRRRVVWPRARAVWPIMGMGGIGYVGQAFCYFTALEHAQASLVALLLYLYPAFVTLLAAWWLGERLTKVKVAALVLCVAGSAVMVGGGRGEPLGIGLALAAAVIYSLYIVIGARFTRGVDPLATSAIVCLSATAVLTVLCAARTLAGAPPHLPGTSGGWAAALAIALISTVAALLCFFAGLDRLGAARTSMLSTLEPVVTVALAAITLGEALTPLQWAGGASILIAVLWLVRAGGGAHDDEAVALEANQ
- a CDS encoding c-type cytochrome yields the protein MNKLVGKHVVIAALAAFAGFAVSAQAADVVGNAKAGRGKVAMCIGCHGIPGYRTAFPEVYRVPILGGQNQQYLENALHAYKKGDRHFDTMHAITASLSDQDIADIAAYYAAQTPTSKDNPDK
- a CDS encoding vWA domain-containing protein; its protein translation is MLIDFFYSLRAAKLPVSVKEYLTLIEALKAQVIAPSLDEFYYLSRMTLVKDEQYFDKFDKAFGAYFHGVESTAALAFDVPLDWLKKKLEREFTPEEKAQIEAMGGLDKLMERLKTLFEEQKGRHEGGNKWIGTGGTSPFGNGGYNPEGIRIGGESAGNRTAVKVWEARAYQDYDDQVEIGTRNIKVALRRLRRFAREGAAEELDLPDTIRSTAANAGWLDIKMVPERHNNVKVLMLLDVGGSMDDHIKRTEELFSAAKAEFKHLEFYYFHNCVYDFLWKNNRRRHAERTPTWDVLHKFTPDYKLIFVGDATMSPYEVLQPGGSVEYNNAEAGAVWLRRLADQFPHYAWLNPEPEGLWDYRQSVSAIRQVLGGRMYPITLAGLETAMRTLSK
- a CDS encoding benzoate/H(+) symporter BenE family transporter, with the protein product MNPPSTPEFSPSPAARNGALRPFADTSLHAVVAGFVAMMTGYTSSLVLMFQAGRAAHLTDAQISSWIWALSIGMALTTIGLSLRYRAPIVIAWSTPGAALLISSLPHVAYPEAIGAFIVCAVLLTIVGLTGWFDTLMKKIPAGIAAALLAGILFEIGIEIFRAAQYQTALVLTMFAAYLVTKRAAPRYAIVTTLIVGTAASGALGLLDFSHFHVALAKPVFTMPSFSFAAAISIGIPLFVVAMASQNVPGIAVLRADGYTTPSAPLIATTGIASLVLAPFGSHGINLAAITAAICTGPEAHDDRTKRYTAALWCGTFYLIAGIFGATIAALFAALPTALVVSVAALALFGSIMGGLTNAMHDLTQREAALVTFMVTASGLTLLSIGSAFWGLVAGVVTQVVLNAWRD
- a CDS encoding c-type cytochrome; protein product: MNKPNQALRTVFKAASAAAVLGAFVAFNPAVAADAGNGKVLSDAHNCAACHGPGLNKPVSPEYPKLAGQHSDYIFFALRQYQIGTGNPRFGRNNAIMAAQVQSLSPSDMKDIAAYIESLQGDLVEKK